From Micromonospora carbonacea:
GCGGCCCAGCAACACCTCGACAGCGAAGGACATCTCGCCGACCACCGTGCCATCGGTGTGCTTGTGGAAGAGATCCACGACGTCACCCCGCATGTGCTGGGCTGCCTCTAGGACCGGGTCACCCGCCAGCCTGCTCAGGAACTGAATCGCGTCGAATAGGTTCGACTTGCCCGCCGCGTTCCGTCCGATGATCACAAGGAAGGGCGGGATGTCCAGCGAGAACTCGCGGAACGACTTGAAGCCGTCGATCTCGATTCGCGTGAGCATCCCGCCCGCCCCTCACAGTGCCGGTGGGGTGAACGTGCCGACCGCGGACTCCAGCGCGGCGGCGACCCGGTACATCCGGTCGTCGGCCATCGTCGGGGCCATGACCTGGAGGCCGACGGGCAGCCCCTCGGAGAGCCCGCACGGCACCGAGATGCCCGGCCCGCCGTACAGGTTGGTGGGGATGGTGTAGAGATCGGCCAGGTACATCTGGTACGGGTCGGAGGTGCGCGCGCCGATCGGGAACGCCACGAACGGGGTGGTCGGCGAGATCAGCGCGTCGACCCGCTCGAACGCGGCGGTGAAGTCGCGGGTGATCAGGGTGCGGACCTTCTGCGCCTGCCCGTAGTAGGCGTCGTAGTAGCCCGAGGAGAGCGCGTACGTGCCGAGCATGATCCGGCGCTTGACCTCGGGGCCGAAGCCGGCGTCCCGGGTCAGCGACATGACCTCTTCGAGGGACCGGTTGCCGTCGTCGCCCTCGCGCAGGCCGAACCGGACGCCGTCGAAGCGGGCCAGGTTGGAGGAGCACTCGCTCGGGGCGATCAGGTAGTACGCCGGCAGCGCGTACGTGAAGTGGGGGCAGGACACCTCGACGATCTCCGCGCCGAGCTTGGCCAGGGCGTCGACGGAGTCGCGGAACGCCGCCGCGACGCCCGGCTCCGCGCCCTCGCCGGAGAACTCGGAGACCACGCCCAGCTTCACGCCGGTCAGGTCGCCGGTCGCGCCGAGCCGGGCGGCGGCGACCACGTCGGGCACCGGCTGCGGGACGGAGGTGGAGTCGCGCGGGTCGTGGCCGCCGATGGCCGCGTGCAGCAGCGCCGCGTCGAGCACCGTACGCGCGCACGGGCCGGGGGTGTCCAGCGAGGAGGAGAACGCCACCAGGCCGTAGCGGGAGGTGCCGCCGTAGGTGGGCTTCGCGCCGACGGTGCCGGTCACCGCGCCCGGCTGGCGGATCGAGCCGCCGGTGTCCGAGCCGATGGCCAGGGGCGCCTCGTACGCGGCGAGGGCGGCGGCGCTGCCGCCACCGGAGCCGCCGGGGATGCGATCGGTGTCCCACGGGTTGCGGGTCGGCCCGTACGCCGAGTATTCCGTGGAGGAGCCCATCGCGAACTCGTCCATGTTGGTCTTGCCGAGCAGCACCGTGCCGGCGGCGCGCAGCCGCTGCACGATCGTCGCGTCGTACGGCGGACGCCAGCCTTCGAGGATCTTCGACCCGACGGTGGTCGGCACGCCCTTGGTGGTGAGCACGTCCTTGACGGCGACCGGCACGCCCGCGAGCGGGCCGAGTTCCTCGCCGGCGGCCCGGCGCTCGTCGACGGCGCGGGCGGCGGCGAGCGCGCCGTCGGCGTCGACGTGCAGGAAGGCGTTGACCCGGTCGTCGACGGCGGCGATGCGGTCCAGGTGGGCCCGGGTCACCTCGACCGCCGAGGTCTGGCCGTCGGCGACGAGGCCGGCGAGCTCGACGGCGGTCAGCTTGGTCAGGTCGGTCATGACGCCACATCCTCGTCCAGGATCCGCGGGACGCGGAACCGCTGCTCCTCGGCGTCGGGCGCGCCCGACAGGGCCTCGGCCGGGGTCAGGCCGGGCACCACCACGTCCTCACGCAGCACGTTGGTCAACGGCACGGAGTGGGACGTCGGCGGGATGTCCGCCGCGGCGACCTCGCCGACCTGGGCGACCGCCTGGAGGATCGTGTCGAGCTGGCCGGCGAAGGTGTCCAGCTCCTCCTCCGTGACGGCGAGCCGCGACAGTCGCGCCAGGTGCGCGACCTCCTCGCGGGAGATGGCGGCCATCAGTGCCCCCTTCTGGCTGTCTGTCCTGCTGCATCTGGCGGTGGCTTGCCGCGCGCCGGCAACGACGATGACGCGCGGTGACCGCAGCGAGTCTATTGCCCGGCACGGGCCGGGCGTCCCCGACTCCCCCTGCGGCCGGCGCGGCGGCGGGGTCAGCGGGCCTGCGGGGGGCGGCTCTCCGCCTCGCGGGCCGCCGGCCGCAGCGGCCGGTAGCGGGCCAGCCAGTCGGTCAGCTCCCCGGCGGGCATCGGCCGGGCGTAGAACCAGCCCTGCGCCACGTCGCAGCCGGCGGCGTGCAGCAGCCGCCAGGTGCGCTCGTCCTCGACGCCCTCGGCGACGACCCGCAGCCCGAGCGCCCCGGCCAGCTCGATCATCGACCGGACGATCGCGGCGTCGTCGGCGTCGTCGGCCATCCCGAGCACGAACGACCGGTCCACCTTGACCTCCGACAGGGGCAGCCGGCGCAGGTGCTGCATGCTGGAGTAGCCGGTGCCGAAGTCGTCCAGGGCGATGGCGACGCCGATGGCGTGCAGCCGCGAGATGGTGGCCAGCACCCGCCGGGGGTCGGCCATCAGCGCGCCCTCGGTGATCTCCAGTTGCAGCCGGTCGGGCCGGACGCCGTAGCGGGCCAGCCGGTCGGCGATCTGGTCGGCGATCTCGCCGGTGTGCAGGTCCCGGACGCTGACGTTGAGCGCGGCCCGCAGGGTGATCCCGGCCGCCGCCCACTTGGCCAGCTGCTCCACCACGTCGTCGACGACCCGGCGGGTGAGCAGCCGCATCACGGCGCTCTGCTCGGCGACCCGGATCAGCTCCTCCGGGTCGACCATGCCCCGGCGCGGGTGCCGCCAGCGCAGCAGCGCCTCGACGCCCACCACCTCGCCCGTGGCGATGGCGACCTGCGGCTGGTAGTACATGGTGATCCGCCCGACGCCCTCGACGTCGCCGCACGCCGGCCCGGCCTGCGGCGCCGGCCCCACGGCGTCCGCCCCGCCCGGCTCGGCGTCGGGCCCGGCGGCCCGCCGCCGGATCGGGTCGGCGGCGGTGACGATCCGGTTGATCAGGTCGTCGGGGTGGTCCGGCTCCGCGCGTTGCCGGTGCCGGCGGGCCCGCCACCGGCCCGGCCCGGCGGGCGTCGGCCGCCCCGCGTCGACCGGGCCGCCCGCCGCCGCGGGGAGGGCCGCCGGCAGCGCGGCCCCGTCGCCGCCGCGCGCACCGACCGGCGCGTCGCGCTCCGCCGCCCCGGCCGGCCCCGCCTCGAGTACGCGCCGCAGGTCGGCCAGGAGCCCCAGCCGCTCGGCCGAGTTGTGGTCGGACTCGGCGGCATACACGGCGATGGTGTCGTTGCGGTGCTTGGCGTCGTACATGGCGACGTCGGCGTGGCGCATCAGGGTGGCGAAGTCCTCGCCGTGTTCGGGATACATGGCGATGCCGATGGAGCCCCCGACGTCCAGCGGCAGCCCGTCCAGCGACACCGGCTCGGCGAGCGCGGCGACCAGCCGCTCGGCCGTGGCGCGGGCGGCGTCCACGCCGGTGAGCCCGGTGCTGACGATGGCGAACTCGTCCCCGCCGAGGCGGGCGAGCAGGTCCCGCTCCCCCACCGCGCCGGCCAGCCGGGCGCTGACCTCGATCAGCAGGCGGTCGCCGACGGCGTGGCCGAGCGCGTCGTTGACGTTCTTGAACCGGTCCAGGTCGATCAGCAGCAGCGCGAGGTGGGCGTCCGGTTCGTTGCGCGCGGACCGCTCGGCGTGCAGGTGGACCTGCTCGGCGACCTCGGCCAGCAGCGCCTTGCGGTTGGGCAGGCCGGTGAGCGGGTCGAGCGCGCCGAGTTGTTCCTGCTCGGCGGCGAGCCGGGCCATCCGGTACACCGCGAACAGCGGCACCAGCACCAGCGGGATCAGCGCGGCGCTGGCCCGGGCGGCGGCCACCAGCACGGGGGCGAGCAGCAGCAGCGACCCGGTGGAGATCAGCTCGTAGCCCAGGCCGGACCGGACACCGGGCCACCAGCGGTCCGCGAAGCGCAGCCGGATGGCGGTGCTGACCAGGCCGTAGTTGACCGCGAACCAGACGGCGGTCGCCCCGCCCACCGCGAGCACGTCGACCGCGCGCAGCCGCCCGCCGGCGAAGATGCTCCCCGGCCCGAGCGCGGTGACCGCCGAGGCGGCGGCGAGGGCGCAGGCGTACTGGGCGGCGTTGAAGCCGGAGCGCCATCCGGCGTGCCCCATCCGCCAGCCGGAGACGACCACCGCCACGGTCTGCACGGCCACCGCGGGCCCGAGCCCCCAGCCGAGCAGGATCGCGAACGTGAAGCAGGTGGACGGGAAGACCGCCGACGACTGCCGCCGCCCGGGCGGCACGAACGGCCGCGCGTCGCAGACGACGGCGAGCGCCGCCATCGTCCAGAACGCCGCCGGCAGCTCGTTGAGCCGGCCCGCCAGCGCGGCCAGCGGCCCGACGGTGAGCAGCGCCGCCAGCGCGGCGACGGCGGCGACGAAGCCGAAGAAGGACGTCGCCCGTCCCGGCGGGACGGAGTTTCGCGGATCGGCGGCCTCCATCGCACCTCCCGGGCAGCGGTCACGGCGGGCCCTGCGCCCGCCGTGACCACCATGAAACGCTCTGGGTGCCGCTTTTCAGAGATGACAGCCGCGAATCGGTCCTAGTCGTAACTAACTTGGTATACGCGGCCAGGTCCGGTCAAGGTGTACGAGCGGCCGCCCGTCGCGGGCCGCCGCGCTCCCGCTCGGGTCACTCGCCGACCCGGGCCACCTCCCGGGCCGCGTCCGGCCCCTGGTCGAGCAGGACCCGGAAGCCGTCCTCGTCGAGCACCGGCACCTTCAGGGTGGCCGCCTTGTCGGCCTTGGAGCCCGGGTTGTCGCCCACCACCACGAAGCCGGTCTTCTTGGAGACCGAGCCGGTGACCTTGCCGCCCCGGACCTGGATCGCCTCGGCGGCCTGGTCGCGGGAAAACCCGCCGAGGGTGCCGGTCACCACGACCGTGAGCCCCTCCAGCGGGCGCGGCCCCTCGTCGACGGCCTCCTCGGCCATCCGTACGCCCGCCTCGGCCCACTTGCGCACCACCTCGCGGTGCCAGTCGACGGTGAACCACTCGACGATGCTGGCCGCGATCGTCGGGCCCACGCCGTCGACCGAGGAGAGCTCCTCCTCGCTGGCGGCCTGGATCGCCGCCATCGACCGGAAGTGCCGGGCGAGGGCCTGGGCGGCGGTCGGGCCGACGTGCCGGATGGAGAGCCCGACCAGCACCCGCCACAGGTCGCGTTCCCGGGCCACGGCGAGGTTGTCGAGGAGCTTGGTGGCGTTGCTGCCGAGGCTGCCGTCCTTGTTGACGAAGAACGGCGACTGGGCCAGCTGCTGCGCGTCGAGGCCGAACAGGTCGCCCTCGTCGGTGATGACCTGCGCGTCGAGCAGCGCCGCCGCGCCCTTGTAGCCGAGCACCTCGATGTCGAACGCGCCCCGGCCGGCCAGGTGGAACACCCGCTCGCGCAGCTGCGCGGGGCAGCTTCGGCTGTTGGGGCAGCGGATGTCGACGTCCGCCTCCTTCTCGGGCCGCAGGGCGGTGCCGCAGGAGGGGCAGGTGGTCGGCATGACGAACGGGCGGGCGTCGACGGGGCGCAGGTCGACCACCGGGCCGAGCACCTCGGGGATCACGTCGCCGGCCTTGCGGATCACCACCGTGTCGCCGATGAGCACCCCCTTGCGCTCGACCTCGTGCGCGTTGTGCAGGGTGGCCTGGGCCACCGTGGACCCGGCGACCAGGACCGGCTCCAGGATCGCGTAGGGCGTGACCCGGCCGGTGCGCCCGACGTTGACGGCGATGTCGAGCAGCTTGGTGTTGACCTCCTCCGGCGGGTATTTGAAGGCGATCGCCCAGCGGGGGGCCCGGCTGGTCGAGCCGAGCCGGCCCTGGATGGAGACCGGGTCCACCTTGACCACGACCCCGTCGATCTCGTGCTCGACGTCGTGCCGGTGCTCGGCGTAGTAGG
This genomic window contains:
- the gatA gene encoding Asp-tRNA(Asn)/Glu-tRNA(Gln) amidotransferase subunit GatA, which translates into the protein MTDLTKLTAVELAGLVADGQTSAVEVTRAHLDRIAAVDDRVNAFLHVDADGALAAARAVDERRAAGEELGPLAGVPVAVKDVLTTKGVPTTVGSKILEGWRPPYDATIVQRLRAAGTVLLGKTNMDEFAMGSSTEYSAYGPTRNPWDTDRIPGGSGGGSAAALAAYEAPLAIGSDTGGSIRQPGAVTGTVGAKPTYGGTSRYGLVAFSSSLDTPGPCARTVLDAALLHAAIGGHDPRDSTSVPQPVPDVVAAARLGATGDLTGVKLGVVSEFSGEGAEPGVAAAFRDSVDALAKLGAEIVEVSCPHFTYALPAYYLIAPSECSSNLARFDGVRFGLREGDDGNRSLEEVMSLTRDAGFGPEVKRRIMLGTYALSSGYYDAYYGQAQKVRTLITRDFTAAFERVDALISPTTPFVAFPIGARTSDPYQMYLADLYTIPTNLYGGPGISVPCGLSEGLPVGLQVMAPTMADDRMYRVAAALESAVGTFTPPAL
- the ligA gene encoding NAD-dependent DNA ligase LigA, translating into MSEEAVPQQVSPAQEAAAGPEPTPEARERHATLSQELTEHQYRYYVLDAPTVSDADFDRQLRELEALEAEFPALRTPDSPTQRVGGTFSTDFTPVTHAERMLSLDNAFADEELAAWAERVERDAGGPVPYLCELKVDGLAINLTYEKGRLVRAATRGDGRTGEDVTANVRSIRDVPARLTPSDEFPEVPEFVEVRGEIYFPIAGFADLNASLVEQGKAPFANPRNAAAGSLRQKDPRVTASRPLRLVVHGIGARRGYTPTAQSESYAALRAWGLPTSDRWRVVPDLAGVAGFIAYYAEHRHDVEHEIDGVVVKVDPVSIQGRLGSTSRAPRWAIAFKYPPEEVNTKLLDIAVNVGRTGRVTPYAILEPVLVAGSTVAQATLHNAHEVERKGVLIGDTVVIRKAGDVIPEVLGPVVDLRPVDARPFVMPTTCPSCGTALRPEKEADVDIRCPNSRSCPAQLRERVFHLAGRGAFDIEVLGYKGAAALLDAQVITDEGDLFGLDAQQLAQSPFFVNKDGSLGSNATKLLDNLAVARERDLWRVLVGLSIRHVGPTAAQALARHFRSMAAIQAASEEELSSVDGVGPTIAASIVEWFTVDWHREVVRKWAEAGVRMAEEAVDEGPRPLEGLTVVVTGTLGGFSRDQAAEAIQVRGGKVTGSVSKKTGFVVVGDNPGSKADKAATLKVPVLDEDGFRVLLDQGPDAAREVARVGE
- the gatC gene encoding Asp-tRNA(Asn)/Glu-tRNA(Gln) amidotransferase subunit GatC is translated as MAAISREEVAHLARLSRLAVTEEELDTFAGQLDTILQAVAQVGEVAAADIPPTSHSVPLTNVLREDVVVPGLTPAEALSGAPDAEEQRFRVPRILDEDVAS
- a CDS encoding EAL domain-containing protein — its product is MEAADPRNSVPPGRATSFFGFVAAVAALAALLTVGPLAALAGRLNELPAAFWTMAALAVVCDARPFVPPGRRQSSAVFPSTCFTFAILLGWGLGPAVAVQTVAVVVSGWRMGHAGWRSGFNAAQYACALAAASAVTALGPGSIFAGGRLRAVDVLAVGGATAVWFAVNYGLVSTAIRLRFADRWWPGVRSGLGYELISTGSLLLLAPVLVAAARASAALIPLVLVPLFAVYRMARLAAEQEQLGALDPLTGLPNRKALLAEVAEQVHLHAERSARNEPDAHLALLLIDLDRFKNVNDALGHAVGDRLLIEVSARLAGAVGERDLLARLGGDEFAIVSTGLTGVDAARATAERLVAALAEPVSLDGLPLDVGGSIGIAMYPEHGEDFATLMRHADVAMYDAKHRNDTIAVYAAESDHNSAERLGLLADLRRVLEAGPAGAAERDAPVGARGGDGAALPAALPAAAGGPVDAGRPTPAGPGRWRARRHRQRAEPDHPDDLINRIVTAADPIRRRAAGPDAEPGGADAVGPAPQAGPACGDVEGVGRITMYYQPQVAIATGEVVGVEALLRWRHPRRGMVDPEELIRVAEQSAVMRLLTRRVVDDVVEQLAKWAAAGITLRAALNVSVRDLHTGEIADQIADRLARYGVRPDRLQLEITEGALMADPRRVLATISRLHAIGVAIALDDFGTGYSSMQHLRRLPLSEVKVDRSFVLGMADDADDAAIVRSMIELAGALGLRVVAEGVEDERTWRLLHAAGCDVAQGWFYARPMPAGELTDWLARYRPLRPAAREAESRPPQAR